TTACCATAAGGGAAAACTTTAAAAAGTTTGCGGAGCATCTAAAGATTCCCATGTTCTATGGCAAAGGTGTTCTCAAGGATGCTAACACTGTAGTGGTTGAGCCCGAAGGAATTGAGCTTAAAACAAGGTATATCCTTTTGGCTACTGGGTCATCCACTGCGTCTGTTGGCGACCTTGTGCCTGACGGAAGGTATATCTTTGACACAGACCAAATATGGTCTTTGGAGGATTTTCCAAAGAGAATTCTTATATTAGGCGGTGGTGCGGTTGGCGTGGAGTTCGCCTACATATTTAGGATGTATGGCTCTGAGGTGGTCTTGGTGGAGCTAAAAGACAGACTTTTACCTTCTGCGGACATACCAGAAGAGTCCTCTCGCTATCTTGCCAGAAAGCTAAAGAAGATAGGCGTAGACATAAGGCTAAAAACCACGCTCAAAGGCTGGGAGGTAGCAGGCTCGCAGGTGAAGGCTTTTCTTTCCGATGACTCTGAAGTTCAAGCAGACCTTATCCTGCTTGGCGTAGGAAGAAAGCCCAACACAGAAGGCATAGGTCTTGAACAGTTAGGTATTGAAAGGGATTCAAGAGGCTTTGTAAGGGTAAACCAGTTTTGTCAAACAAACATTCCCAACATATACGCCTGTGGAGACATAACCTCTCCTTTGATGCTTGCCCACAAATCCATGTATGAGGCAAAGGTTGCCATAAGCCATATGCTCGGAGATAAAGACATGGTTAGGAATGAAAGACTTGTTCCTAAGATAATTTACTCCGCCTATGAAATCGCCAGTGTGGGTCTTACAGAAGACCAAGCGGAGGAAGAAGGTT
The Aquificaceae bacterium DNA segment above includes these coding regions:
- the lpdA gene encoding dihydrolipoyl dehydrogenase translates to MYDLVIIGAGSGGYEGALYAHRRGMKVALVELSPETVGGNCLNRGCIPSKYMRHGAYMLDKFQKLPEYGIFLKGYDLNMQRLKEGRERVVLTIRENFKKFAEHLKIPMFYGKGVLKDANTVVVEPEGIELKTRYILLATGSSTASVGDLVPDGRYIFDTDQIWSLEDFPKRILILGGGAVGVEFAYIFRMYGSEVVLVELKDRLLPSADIPEESSRYLARKLKKIGVDIRLKTTLKGWEVAGSQVKAFLSDDSEVQADLILLGVGRKPNTEGIGLEQLGIERDSRGFVRVNQFCQTNIPNIYACGDITSPLMLAHKSMYEAKVAISHMLGDKDMVRNERLVPKIIYSAYEIASVGLTEDQAEEEGYEVKVGVVSFVPNPKAMDDGENEGFVRLVVSEDGNILGCHILGPHAGELLHQVLHLMKADLGVDFLSKAMYSHPSLSESIVQAGMEVHFGPITWAKRH